From the Pseudomonas putida genome, one window contains:
- a CDS encoding DegQ family serine endoprotease yields the protein MSIPRLKSYLTMFAAVLMLGQVLSAQADEALPDFTTLVEQASPAVVNISTKQKLPNRVASGQMPDLEGLPPMFREFFERNMPQQPRSPRGDRQREAMSLGSGFIISSDGYVLTNNHVVADADEIIVRLSDRSELQAKLIGTDPRTDVALLKVEGKNLPTVKLGDSEKLKVGEWVLAIGSPFGFDHSVTKGIVSAKGRTLPNDTYVPFIQTDVAINPGNSGGPLFNMKGEVVGINSQIFTRSGGFMGLSFAIPIDVAIDVSNQLKKDGKVSRGWLGVVIQEVNKDLAESFGLDKPAGALVAQVLENGPAAKGGLQVGDVILSMNGQPIVMSADLPHLVGSLKDGEKAKLEIIRNGKRQTLDVAVGPMPDDDADIGAGTGADGSAERSSNRLGVSVSDLTAEQKKTLELKGGVVIKEVQDGPAAMIGLRPGDVISHLNNQAIASAKQFTEIAKDLPKNRSVSMRVLRQGRASFITFKLAE from the coding sequence ATGTCAATACCACGCTTGAAATCCTACCTAACGATGTTCGCCGCCGTGCTGATGCTCGGTCAGGTGCTCAGCGCCCAGGCCGATGAAGCCCTGCCGGACTTCACCACCCTGGTCGAGCAAGCCTCGCCGGCTGTAGTCAACATCAGTACCAAGCAGAAGCTGCCGAACCGCGTCGCCTCCGGGCAGATGCCGGACCTCGAAGGCCTGCCGCCGATGTTCCGCGAGTTCTTCGAGCGCAACATGCCGCAGCAGCCGCGTTCGCCGCGCGGTGACCGTCAGCGCGAGGCCATGTCGCTGGGTTCGGGCTTCATCATTTCCAGCGATGGCTATGTACTGACCAACAATCACGTGGTTGCCGATGCTGACGAGATCATCGTCCGCCTGTCGGACCGCAGCGAGCTGCAGGCCAAACTGATCGGCACCGACCCACGCACCGATGTGGCCCTGCTCAAGGTCGAGGGCAAGAACCTGCCGACCGTCAAGCTGGGTGACTCCGAGAAGCTCAAGGTCGGTGAGTGGGTGCTTGCCATCGGTTCGCCGTTCGGCTTCGACCACTCGGTGACCAAAGGTATCGTCAGCGCCAAGGGCCGGACGCTGCCCAACGACACCTATGTGCCGTTCATCCAGACCGACGTGGCCATCAACCCAGGCAACTCCGGTGGCCCGCTGTTCAACATGAAGGGCGAAGTGGTGGGTATCAACTCGCAGATCTTCACTCGTTCCGGTGGTTTCATGGGTTTGTCCTTCGCCATCCCGATCGACGTGGCCATCGATGTATCCAACCAGCTGAAGAAAGATGGCAAGGTCAGCCGCGGCTGGCTGGGCGTGGTGATCCAGGAGGTCAACAAGGACCTGGCTGAATCGTTCGGCCTCGACAAGCCTGCCGGCGCTCTGGTAGCGCAGGTGCTGGAGAACGGCCCGGCAGCCAAGGGCGGCCTGCAGGTGGGTGACGTGATCCTGAGCATGAACGGCCAGCCGATCGTCATGTCGGCCGACCTGCCGCACCTGGTCGGCAGCCTGAAGGACGGCGAGAAAGCCAAGCTCGAAATCATCCGCAACGGCAAGCGCCAGACCCTGGACGTCGCCGTAGGCCCAATGCCGGATGACGATGCTGACATCGGTGCCGGCACTGGCGCCGACGGCAGCGCCGAGCGCAGCAGCAACCGCCTGGGCGTGTCCGTGTCGGATCTTACCGCTGAGCAGAAGAAAACCCTGGAGCTCAAGGGCGGCGTGGTGATCAAGGAGGTTCAGGACGGCCCTGCCGCGATGATCGGCCTGCGCCCGGGTGACGTGATCAGCCATCTGAACAACCAGGCCATCGCTTCGGCCAAGCAGTTCACTGAAATCGCCAAGGACCTGCCGAAGAACCGCTCGGTGTCGATGCGCGTACTGCGCCAGGGACGTGCCAGCTTCATCACCTTCAAACTCGCCGAATAA
- the lepA gene encoding translation elongation factor 4: MSDLSHIRNFSIIAHIDHGKSTLADRFIQMCGGLSAREMEAQVLDSMDLERERGITIKAHSVTLNYKAQDGKVYQLNFIDTPGHVDFTYEVSRSLAACEGALLVVDAGQGVEAQSVANCYTAIEQGLEVMPVLNKMDLPQADPDRVKDEIEKIIGIDATDAVACSAKSGMGVDEVLERLVQTIPAPEGDIEAPLQALIIDSWFDNYLGVVSLVRVRHGRVKKGDKILVKSTGKVHLVDSVGVFTPKHTQTADLKAGEVGFIIASIKDIHGAPVGDTLTLSSTPEVEVLAGFKKIQPQVYAGLFPVSSDDFEDFRDALQKLTLNDSSLQYMPESSDALGFGFRCGFLGMLHMEIIQERLEREYDLDLITTAPSVIYELELKTGETIIVDNPSKLPDVSSVADFREPIVTATILVPQEHLGNVITLCIEKRGVQRDMQFLGSQVQVRYDMPMNEVVLDFFDRLKSTSRGYASLDYHFDRYQSANLVKLDVLINGDKVDALALIVHRDNAAYKGRALTEKMKELIPRQMFDVAIQAAIGGQIIARTTVKALRKNVLAKCYGGDVSRKKKLLEKQKAGKKRMKQVGNVEIPQEAFLAVLRLDS; encoded by the coding sequence GTGAGTGATTTGAGTCATATCCGCAATTTCTCCATCATCGCCCACATCGACCATGGCAAGTCGACGCTGGCCGACCGTTTCATTCAAATGTGCGGTGGCCTGTCGGCGCGCGAAATGGAAGCCCAGGTACTGGACTCCATGGACCTGGAGCGCGAACGCGGTATCACCATCAAGGCCCACAGCGTCACGCTCAACTACAAGGCGCAAGACGGCAAGGTCTACCAGCTGAACTTCATCGACACCCCCGGCCACGTCGACTTCACCTACGAAGTCTCGCGTTCTCTGGCGGCCTGTGAGGGTGCGCTGCTGGTGGTGGACGCCGGCCAGGGCGTCGAAGCCCAGTCAGTGGCCAACTGCTACACCGCCATCGAGCAGGGCCTGGAAGTCATGCCGGTCCTGAACAAGATGGACCTGCCCCAGGCCGATCCGGACCGCGTGAAGGACGAGATCGAGAAGATCATCGGCATCGACGCCACCGACGCCGTGGCCTGCAGCGCCAAGAGCGGCATGGGCGTGGATGAGGTGCTCGAACGTCTGGTGCAGACCATCCCCGCGCCGGAAGGCGATATCGAGGCGCCACTGCAGGCGCTGATCATCGACTCCTGGTTCGACAACTACCTGGGCGTGGTCTCGCTGGTGCGTGTGCGCCACGGCCGCGTCAAGAAAGGCGACAAGATCCTGGTCAAGTCCACCGGCAAGGTGCACCTGGTCGACAGCGTCGGTGTGTTCACGCCGAAGCACACCCAGACTGCCGACCTGAAGGCCGGTGAAGTAGGCTTCATCATTGCCAGCATCAAGGACATTCACGGTGCCCCGGTCGGTGACACCCTGACCTTGTCCTCGACCCCAGAGGTCGAGGTGCTGGCTGGTTTCAAGAAGATTCAGCCGCAGGTATACGCCGGCCTGTTCCCGGTCAGCTCCGACGATTTCGAGGACTTCCGCGATGCCCTGCAGAAGCTGACGCTTAACGATTCGTCGCTGCAGTACATGCCGGAAAGCTCCGACGCCCTGGGCTTCGGCTTCCGTTGCGGCTTCCTCGGCATGCTGCACATGGAGATCATCCAGGAGCGCCTGGAGCGCGAATACGACCTGGACCTGATCACCACTGCGCCAAGCGTGATCTACGAGCTGGAACTGAAAACCGGCGAAACCATCATCGTCGACAACCCGTCGAAGCTGCCGGACGTCTCGTCGGTGGCCGATTTCCGCGAGCCGATCGTCACCGCGACCATCCTGGTGCCGCAGGAGCACCTGGGCAACGTCATCACCCTGTGCATCGAGAAGCGTGGCGTGCAGCGCGACATGCAGTTCCTCGGCAGCCAGGTGCAGGTGCGCTATGACATGCCGATGAACGAAGTGGTACTGGACTTCTTCGACCGCCTGAAGTCGACCAGCCGCGGCTATGCTTCGCTGGACTATCATTTCGATCGCTACCAGTCGGCCAACCTGGTCAAGCTGGACGTACTGATCAACGGCGACAAGGTCGATGCCCTGGCATTGATCGTGCACCGCGACAACGCGGCCTACAAAGGCCGTGCGTTGACCGAGAAGATGAAGGAGCTGATCCCTCGGCAGATGTTCGACGTGGCGATCCAGGCTGCCATTGGTGGCCAGATCATCGCGCGGACGACCGTCAAGGCGCTCAGAAAGAACGTACTGGCCAAGTGCTACGGTGGTGACGTCAGCCGTAAGAAGAAACTGCTGGAGAAGCAGAAGGCCGGTAAGAAACGCATGAAACAGGTGGGTAACGTGGAGATTCCACAGGAAGCCTTCCTCGCCGTGCTCAGGTTGGATAGCTAG
- the lepB gene encoding signal peptidase I, with protein sequence MSLNFPLLLVIAVFVCGLLGLIDLLFLAPRRRAAIANYQGSVTQPEMAVVERLSKEPLLVEYGKSFFPVLFIVLVLRSFLVEPFQIPSGSMKPTLEVGDFILVNKFSYGIRLPVIDKKVIEVGDPQRGDVMVFRYPSDPNVNYIKRVVGLPGDKISYTSDKRLFVNGQPIAEQLVGAEPGTLGSAELYKEKLGEAEHLIRKEMTRYRMPPDQQWTVPAGHYFMMGDNRDNSNDSRYWDDPKIPKELHGMVPDRNIVGKAFAVWMSWPEPKLSHLPNLSRVGLIH encoded by the coding sequence ATGTCGCTAAATTTCCCGCTGTTGCTAGTCATCGCCGTCTTCGTCTGCGGTCTGCTGGGCTTGATCGATCTGCTGTTCCTGGCTCCGCGCCGGCGGGCAGCGATCGCCAACTACCAGGGCAGCGTCACCCAGCCAGAAATGGCGGTGGTCGAGCGCCTGAGCAAAGAGCCGCTGCTGGTGGAGTACGGCAAGTCGTTCTTCCCGGTGCTGTTCATCGTGCTGGTGCTGCGCTCGTTCCTGGTCGAGCCGTTCCAGATCCCTTCGGGGTCGATGAAACCGACCCTGGAAGTGGGCGATTTCATCCTGGTGAACAAGTTCTCCTACGGCATCCGCCTGCCGGTGATCGACAAGAAGGTCATCGAGGTCGGTGACCCGCAACGCGGCGATGTGATGGTGTTCCGCTACCCGAGCGACCCGAATGTCAACTACATCAAGCGTGTGGTCGGCCTGCCGGGCGACAAGATCAGCTATACCAGCGACAAGCGGCTGTTCGTCAACGGCCAGCCCATCGCCGAGCAGCTGGTCGGCGCCGAGCCAGGTACCCTGGGCAGCGCCGAGCTGTACAAGGAAAAACTCGGCGAAGCCGAGCACCTGATCCGTAAGGAGATGACCCGTTATCGCATGCCACCGGACCAGCAATGGACCGTGCCGGCCGGCCATTACTTCATGATGGGTGACAACCGCGACAACTCCAACGACAGCCGCTACTGGGATGACCCGAAAATCCCTAAAGAGCTGCACGGCATGGTTCCGGACCGGAACATCGTCGGCAAGGCTTTCGCGGTGTGGATGAGCTGGCCAGAGCCCAAGCTCAGCCACTTGCCCAACCTTTCGCGGGTCGGCCTGATCCATTGA
- the rnc gene encoding ribonuclease III has protein sequence MTASLARLERKLGYTFKDQEQMLLALTHRSYAGRNNERLEFLGDAILNFVAGEALFERFPQAREGQLSRLRARLVKGETLARLARGFDLGDYLRLGSGELKSGGFRRESILADALEALIGAIYLDADMQTARERVLAWLTDEFEGLTLVDTNKDPKTRLQEFLQSRSCELPRYEVVDIQGEPHCRTFFVECEVVLLNNKSRGQGVSRRIAEQVAAAAALIALGVENGND, from the coding sequence ATGACTGCTTCCCTTGCCCGTCTCGAGCGCAAGCTCGGCTACACCTTCAAGGATCAGGAGCAGATGCTGCTGGCCTTGACCCACCGCAGCTATGCCGGGCGCAACAACGAGCGCCTGGAGTTCCTCGGTGACGCCATTCTCAACTTCGTCGCCGGCGAGGCGCTGTTCGAGCGCTTCCCGCAGGCTCGCGAAGGCCAGCTGTCGCGTCTGCGCGCCCGCCTGGTCAAGGGCGAGACCCTGGCGCGCCTGGCCCGTGGTTTCGACCTGGGCGATTACCTGCGCCTGGGCTCGGGTGAACTCAAGAGCGGGGGCTTCCGCCGTGAGTCGATCCTGGCAGACGCCCTCGAGGCGCTGATCGGCGCCATCTACCTGGACGCGGACATGCAGACCGCGCGCGAGCGTGTCCTCGCCTGGCTGACCGACGAGTTCGAAGGCCTGACCCTGGTCGACACCAACAAGGACCCGAAAACCCGCCTGCAGGAGTTCCTGCAATCGCGCAGCTGTGAGCTGCCGCGTTACGAAGTGGTCGACATCCAGGGCGAACCGCACTGCCGTACCTTCTTCGTCGAATGCGAAGTGGTGCTGCTGAACAACAAGAGCCGTGGCCAAGGCGTCAGCCGGCGTATCGCCGAGCAGGTCGCCGCTGCTGCTGCATTGATCGCCCTGGGCGTGGAGAATGGTAATGACTGA
- the era gene encoding GTPase Era, which translates to MTDNNPTRCGYVAIVGRPNVGKSTLLNHILGQKLAITSRKPQTTRHNMLGIKTEGDVQAIYVDTPGMHKANDKALNRYMNRNASAALKDVDVVIFVVDRTKWTDEDQLVLERVQYVTGPLIIAVNKTDRMEEKAELIPHLQWLQEQLPNAEVMPISAQQGHNLEALEAQIAKHLPENEHFFPEDQITDRSSRFLAAELVREKIMRQLGAELPYQITVEIEEFKQQGHVLHIHALILVERDGQKKIIIGDKGERIKRIGSEARKDMEVLFDSKVMLNLWVKVKGGWSDDERALRSLGYGDL; encoded by the coding sequence ATGACTGATAACAATCCGACCCGCTGCGGTTACGTGGCCATCGTCGGCCGCCCGAACGTGGGCAAGTCGACCTTGCTCAACCACATCCTCGGCCAGAAGCTGGCGATCACCTCGCGCAAGCCGCAGACCACTCGCCACAACATGCTCGGCATCAAGACCGAGGGTGACGTGCAGGCGATCTACGTCGACACCCCGGGCATGCACAAGGCCAACGACAAGGCCTTGAACCGCTACATGAACCGCAACGCCTCGGCGGCCCTGAAGGACGTCGACGTGGTGATCTTCGTGGTCGACCGCACCAAGTGGACCGACGAGGACCAGCTGGTGCTGGAGCGCGTGCAGTACGTGACCGGCCCACTGATCATTGCGGTCAACAAGACCGACCGCATGGAAGAGAAGGCCGAGCTGATCCCGCACCTGCAATGGCTGCAGGAACAACTGCCGAACGCTGAGGTGATGCCGATTTCCGCGCAGCAGGGCCACAACCTGGAAGCGCTGGAAGCCCAGATCGCCAAGCACCTGCCGGAAAACGAGCACTTCTTCCCGGAAGACCAGATCACCGACCGCAGCAGCCGTTTCCTCGCCGCCGAACTGGTGCGCGAGAAGATCATGCGCCAGCTGGGCGCCGAGCTGCCGTACCAGATCACCGTGGAAATCGAAGAATTCAAGCAGCAGGGCCACGTGCTGCACATCCATGCATTGATCCTGGTCGAGCGTGATGGCCAGAAGAAGATCATCATCGGTGACAAGGGCGAGCGCATCAAACGCATTGGCTCTGAAGCGCGCAAGGACATGGAAGTGCTGTTCGACTCCAAGGTCATGCTCAACCTCTGGGTCAAGGTCAAGGGCGGCTGGTCCGACGACGAACGCGCCCTGCGTTCCCTGGGCTACGGCGACCTGTAA
- the recO gene encoding DNA repair protein RecO, with translation MDQPVGQPAYVLHSRAYKETSALVDFFTPQGRLRAVLRRARGKGGSLVRPFVPLEVELFGKGELKNVRRLDTVGIAAWLHGDALFSGLYLNELLMRLLPAEAPQPELFEHYALTLQALAAGRPLEPLLRSFEWRLLEDLGYTFSLSHDVNDDPIESEGLYRLRVDAGLERVHLAQPGLFNGTELLALAQADWDAPGALLAAKRLMRQALAVHLGAKPLVSRELFRKR, from the coding sequence ATGGATCAACCTGTCGGCCAGCCGGCCTACGTCCTGCACAGCCGCGCCTACAAGGAAACCAGTGCTCTGGTGGACTTCTTCACCCCGCAGGGCCGCCTGCGTGCGGTGCTGCGGCGTGCGCGCGGCAAGGGTGGCAGCCTGGTGCGGCCGTTCGTTCCGCTGGAAGTGGAGCTGTTCGGTAAAGGTGAGCTGAAGAACGTCAGGCGCCTGGACACTGTCGGTATTGCGGCGTGGCTGCATGGCGACGCCCTGTTCAGTGGCCTCTACCTTAATGAACTGCTTATGCGCCTGCTGCCCGCTGAGGCTCCGCAGCCTGAGTTGTTCGAGCATTACGCCCTGACCCTGCAGGCCTTGGCCGCGGGAAGGCCGCTGGAACCCTTACTGCGCTCCTTCGAGTGGCGGCTGCTGGAGGACCTGGGCTATACCTTTTCCCTCAGCCACGACGTCAACGACGACCCTATCGAAAGTGAAGGCCTGTACCGCCTGCGGGTCGATGCCGGCCTTGAACGTGTGCACCTGGCCCAACCTGGTCTGTTCAACGGCACCGAGCTGCTGGCCCTGGCCCAGGCCGACTGGGATGCCCCCGGCGCCTTGCTGGCGGCCAAGCGCCTGATGCGCCAGGCACTGGCGGTTCACCTGGGGGCAAAACCGCTGGTCAGCCGGGAACTGTTTCGCAAGCGCTGA
- the pdxJ gene encoding pyridoxine 5'-phosphate synthase, protein MLLGVNIDHVATLRQARGTRYPDPVKAALDAEEAGADGITVHLREDRRHIQERDVLVLKDVLQTRMNFEMGITEEMMAFAEKIRPAHICLVPETRQELTTEGGLDVAGQEARIKAAVERLSRTGAEVSLFIDPDERQIEASRRVGAPAVELHTGRYADAETPTEVAEELQRIVDGVAFGVGQGLIVNAGHGLHYHNVQAVAAIKGINELNIGHALVAHALFVGFKAAVAEMKALIVAASR, encoded by the coding sequence ATGCTTCTTGGCGTCAACATCGACCACGTGGCGACCCTGCGCCAGGCCCGCGGCACCCGCTACCCGGACCCGGTCAAGGCTGCGCTGGATGCCGAGGAAGCGGGCGCCGACGGTATTACCGTGCACCTGCGTGAAGACCGCCGGCATATCCAGGAGCGCGACGTGCTGGTGCTCAAGGACGTGCTGCAGACGCGCATGAACTTCGAAATGGGCATTACCGAAGAGATGATGGCGTTTGCCGAAAAGATCCGCCCGGCGCATATCTGCCTGGTTCCCGAAACTCGCCAGGAGCTGACTACCGAAGGCGGACTGGACGTGGCCGGCCAGGAGGCACGGATCAAGGCAGCGGTCGAGCGCCTGTCGCGTACTGGTGCTGAAGTGTCGCTGTTCATCGATCCTGACGAGCGGCAGATCGAGGCTTCGCGCCGTGTCGGCGCGCCAGCCGTCGAGCTGCATACCGGGCGTTATGCCGATGCCGAAACTCCGACCGAAGTGGCCGAGGAACTGCAGCGCATTGTCGATGGCGTGGCGTTTGGCGTGGGCCAGGGGCTGATCGTCAATGCCGGGCATGGCCTGCATTACCACAACGTCCAGGCGGTTGCGGCGATCAAGGGCATCAATGAGCTGAACATTGGCCACGCCTTGGTTGCGCATGCGCTGTTCGTCGGCTTCAAGGCCGCTGTGGCCGAGATGAAGGCGCTGATCGTCGCGGCTTCGCGCTGA
- a CDS encoding heavy metal sensor histidine kinase produces the protein MKHASLSLRLGLSMTLMGAALVLLLACLAVFALDHELDSRARKDLARKMLQVEHNLRVDLRSEDLGNRAHPLLDLVMGHDNLSLSVLALEGRHPHLLSLGPALESRVGELHTDSRLNYHEWRDSSGNQILTVTRQMRLRDDTPVRVMMSLNRADDHALLQAYLHSTLLALPVLLLLIGAGAWWLMQRGLKPLRHFRRIAGQVSTQDLQHRLPVTGLPLELAELARSINVMLDRLDQGVRQLSQFSDDLAHELRTPLGNLMGKAQVTLARERDSANYREVLEDSVEELTRLNRIINDMLFLAQVSQPQAQVALKPLALAEEAAQVTELFAFSAELKDIELRLQGWGTALADRLMFQRALSNLLSNAIRHGSQGQAVKLGIERKGNDVLIWVENQGPGIADEHLPQLFERFYRVGSGRSRLEGGTGLGLAIVKSIMQLHGGRIVVQSEATGPTRFTLVFRAGTDD, from the coding sequence GTGAAGCACGCCAGCCTGTCGCTGCGCCTGGGCCTGAGCATGACTCTGATGGGCGCCGCCCTGGTCTTGCTGCTCGCCTGCCTGGCAGTGTTCGCCCTCGACCACGAACTGGACAGCCGCGCCCGCAAGGACCTGGCGCGCAAGATGTTGCAGGTGGAGCACAACTTGCGGGTCGACCTGCGCAGTGAGGACCTTGGCAACCGCGCCCATCCGTTGCTCGACCTGGTGATGGGCCACGACAACCTCAGCCTGAGCGTCCTGGCCCTTGAGGGCCGCCATCCGCACCTGCTCAGCCTCGGCCCTGCGCTGGAGTCCCGGGTTGGCGAATTGCATACCGATTCACGGCTGAACTACCACGAATGGCGCGACAGCAGCGGTAACCAGATCCTCACCGTGACCCGGCAGATGCGCCTGCGTGACGACACCCCGGTGCGGGTGATGATGTCGCTCAACCGCGCCGACGACCATGCCCTGCTCCAGGCCTATCTGCATTCGACCCTGCTGGCCCTGCCCGTGCTGTTGCTGCTGATCGGCGCGGGCGCCTGGTGGCTGATGCAACGAGGCCTGAAGCCACTGCGCCACTTCCGCCGCATCGCTGGGCAGGTTTCCACCCAGGACCTGCAACACCGCCTGCCCGTCACCGGGTTACCGCTGGAGCTGGCAGAACTGGCGCGCAGTATCAATGTGATGCTCGACCGCCTGGATCAGGGTGTACGCCAGCTGTCACAGTTCTCCGACGACTTGGCCCACGAACTGCGTACCCCGCTGGGCAACCTGATGGGCAAAGCCCAGGTCACCCTGGCCCGCGAGCGTGACAGCGCGAACTATCGGGAAGTGCTGGAAGACAGCGTCGAGGAGCTGACCCGACTCAACCGCATCATCAACGACATGCTGTTCCTCGCCCAAGTCAGCCAGCCCCAGGCGCAGGTGGCGCTCAAGCCACTGGCGTTGGCGGAGGAAGCGGCGCAGGTAACCGAACTGTTTGCCTTCAGTGCCGAGCTCAAGGATATCGAGCTGCGCTTGCAGGGCTGGGGGACGGCACTGGCGGACCGCTTGATGTTCCAGCGGGCGCTGTCGAACCTGTTGAGCAATGCCATACGGCATGGATCACAAGGGCAGGCAGTAAAGCTGGGGATCGAGCGTAAGGGCAACGATGTGTTGATCTGGGTGGAAAACCAAGGGCCAGGCATAGCCGATGAACACTTACCTCAACTGTTCGAGCGCTTTTATCGAGTAGGTTCAGGGCGTTCGCGGCTGGAGGGTGGGACGGGATTGGGACTGGCGATCGTGAAGTCGATCATGCAATTGCATGGTGGGCGGATCGTAGTTCAAAGCGAAGCTACAGGGCCAACCCGGTTCACCTTGGTGTTCCGGGCCGGCACTGACGACTGA
- a CDS encoding heavy metal response regulator transcription factor, which produces MRLLIIEDELRTADYLQQGLRENGYVVDCAHTGIDGLHLARQQPYDLIILDVNLPELDGWTVLQRLRAESATRIMMLTAHGRLSDRVKGLDLGADDYLLKPFEFPELLARIRSLLRRNDQQLQPSTLRVADLELDPGRHRAYRAGKRIDLTAKEFALLHLLMRQSGEVLSRTQIISLVWDMNFDCDTNVVEVSIRRLRAKIDDPFDDKLIHTLRGVGYVLEARV; this is translated from the coding sequence ATGCGCCTACTGATCATCGAGGACGAACTGCGTACCGCCGACTACCTGCAACAAGGCCTGCGCGAAAACGGCTACGTGGTCGACTGCGCCCACACCGGCATCGATGGCTTGCACCTGGCGCGCCAGCAGCCCTACGACCTGATCATCCTCGACGTCAACCTGCCCGAACTGGACGGCTGGACGGTGCTGCAGCGCCTGCGCGCCGAGTCGGCCACGCGAATCATGATGCTGACCGCACATGGTCGCCTGTCAGACCGGGTCAAAGGCCTGGACCTGGGCGCTGACGACTACCTGCTCAAACCTTTCGAGTTCCCCGAGTTGCTGGCCCGTATTCGCAGCCTGCTGCGCCGTAACGACCAGCAACTGCAACCGAGCACCCTGCGCGTCGCCGACCTGGAGCTGGACCCCGGCCGCCATCGCGCTTACCGTGCTGGCAAGCGCATCGACCTGACTGCCAAGGAGTTCGCCCTGCTCCACCTGCTGATGCGCCAGAGCGGCGAGGTGCTGTCGCGTACCCAGATCATCTCGCTGGTGTGGGACATGAATTTCGACTGCGACACCAATGTGGTCGAAGTCTCGATCCGCCGCCTGCGGGCGAAGATCGACGACCCGTTTGACGACAAGCTGATCCATACCCTGCGCGGCGTCGGTTATGTCCTCGAGGCCCGCGTGTGA
- the cmoB gene encoding tRNA 5-methoxyuridine(34)/uridine 5-oxyacetic acid(34) synthase CmoB, with amino-acid sequence MIDLSPLVRRLAGTPLASWSQGLQVQLEAKLEKGHGDLDRWRGALDALPALQPSEIDLVDGLRLDCACDDATRAQMRQALMGLSPWRKGPFDLFGVHVDTEWRSDWKWSRVGPHLNLKGKRVLDVGCGNGYYQWRMLGAGADMVIGVDPNWLFFCQFQAVQQYLPELPAWHLPFALEELPANLEGFDTVFSMGVFYHRRSPIEHLLALKDCLVKGGELVLETLVIEGDENQVLVPEDRYAQMRNVWYLPSVPALERWLRRAGFTDVRCVDVSVTSVEEQRSTEWMRYQSLGDFLDPNDHSKTIEGLPAPRRATLLARK; translated from the coding sequence ATGATCGATCTGTCCCCCCTCGTCCGCCGCCTGGCGGGCACGCCCCTGGCGTCCTGGTCCCAGGGCCTGCAAGTACAACTGGAAGCCAAACTGGAAAAAGGCCACGGCGACCTCGACCGCTGGCGCGGCGCGCTCGACGCACTGCCAGCCCTGCAGCCCAGCGAAATCGACCTGGTCGACGGCCTGCGCCTGGATTGTGCGTGCGATGACGCCACCCGTGCGCAGATGCGCCAGGCGCTGATGGGCCTGTCGCCTTGGCGCAAGGGGCCGTTCGACCTGTTCGGCGTGCATGTCGACACCGAATGGCGCTCGGACTGGAAGTGGTCTCGGGTTGGCCCGCACCTGAACCTCAAGGGCAAGCGCGTGCTCGATGTCGGCTGCGGCAATGGTTACTACCAGTGGCGCATGCTTGGTGCCGGCGCCGACATGGTCATCGGAGTCGACCCCAACTGGCTGTTCTTCTGCCAGTTCCAGGCCGTGCAGCAGTACCTGCCCGAACTGCCAGCCTGGCACCTGCCGTTCGCGCTGGAAGAGTTGCCGGCCAACCTCGAAGGCTTCGACACGGTGTTCTCGATGGGCGTGTTCTACCACCGCCGCTCGCCCATCGAGCACCTGCTGGCGCTCAAGGACTGCCTGGTCAAAGGCGGCGAACTGGTGCTGGAAACCCTGGTGATCGAGGGCGACGAAAACCAGGTACTGGTGCCCGAAGACCGTTACGCGCAGATGCGCAACGTCTGGTACCTGCCGTCGGTACCCGCCCTGGAACGCTGGTTGCGCCGCGCCGGATTCACCGATGTGCGCTGCGTCGACGTGAGCGTCACCAGCGTCGAGGAGCAGCGCAGTACCGAATGGATGCGCTACCAGTCGCTGGGCGATTTCCTCGACCCGAACGACCACAGCAAGACCATCGAAGGCCTGCCCGCCCCGCGCCGCGCCACCCTGCTGGCGCGCAAGTAA